One region of Gossypium raimondii isolate GPD5lz chromosome 6, ASM2569854v1, whole genome shotgun sequence genomic DNA includes:
- the LOC105773512 gene encoding protein SLENDER RICE1-LIKE 1 isoform X1, with product MLRYDSTSSSAGSSSGSLSSSSSSSKPPQQDIDGLLAGAGYKVRSSELRQVAQRLERLETAMGNSPADFSQLASDAILYNPSDLACWVDSLLTEFAEPPPTCSSDFIVDPVNNQTVVNSAWTAAEPHTPQVHQNITYDEQQSLDNQLTVVTAMEEDSGIRLVHMLMTCAECVQSGDLSLATSLIDDMQGLLTHVNTVCGIGKVAGHFIDALSRRIFQGMGGGSVNGGSAFENEILYHHFYEACPYLKFAHFTANQAILEAFDGHDCVHVVDFNLMHGLQWPALIQALALRPGGPPLLRLTGIGPPSPDGRDSLREIGLRLAELARSVNVRFAFRGVAASRLEDVKPWMLQVNPKEAVAVNSIMQLHRLLGCEQTRDSPIDTVLSWIRGLNPKIMTVVEQEANHNQPGFLDRFTEALYYYSTMFDSLEACRIQPEKALAEIYIQREIGNVVSCEGSARVERHEPLAKWRRRLSGAGFRALRLGSNAFKQASMLLTLFSAEGYSVEENEGCLSLGWHSSPLIAASAWQAVPAWDNHMSSS from the coding sequence atgTTGCGGTACGACTCCACCTCGTCATCAGCGGGAAGTAGCAGTGGCAGCTTAtcatcctcctcctcctcctccaagCCACCGCAGCAAGATATTGATGGACTGCTCGCCGGTGCTGGTTATAAAGTCCGGTCGTCGGAGCTACGACAAGTAGCTCAGCGACTGGAACGACTCGAAACCGCCATGGGTAATTCGCCTGCAGATTTCTCTCAACTTGCCTCCGATGCTATACTCTATAACCCTTCTGATCTGGCCTGCTGGGTCGACTCGCTGCTAACTGAGTTCGCTGAGCCTCCTCCCACTTGCTCCTCCGACTTCATCGTGGATCCTGTAAACAATCAAACGGTGGTAAACAGCGCGTGGACCGCCGCCGAACCTCATACACCGCAGGTGCACCAGAATATTACTTACGACGAGCAACAGAGTTTGGATAATCAGTTGACGGTTGTCACGGCCATGGAAGAAGATTCGGGTATAAGGCTGGTCCACATGTTGATGACTTGTGCTGAGTGCGTCCAAAGTGGAGATCTCTCATTGGCTACTTCATTGATCGACGACATGCAAGGGTTACTGACTCATGTCAACACCGTTTGCGGTATCGGTAAAGTTGCCGGACATTTTATCGACGCTTTAAGCCGACGTATTTTCCAAGGAATGGGCGGTGGCTCTGTCAACGGTGGTTCGGCTTTTGAGAACGAGATTTTGTATCATCATTTTTACGAAGCTTGTCCATACTTGAAATTTGCTCACTTCACGGCCAATCAGGCGATCCTCGAAGCTTTCGACGGTCACGATTGCGTACACGTGGTGGATTTCAATTTGATGCACGGCCTACAATGGCCAGCTTTGATACAAGCCCTGGCTTTACGTCCTGGCGGACCTCCTTTGCTCCGTTTGACTGGCATTGGACCGCCGTCACCAGATGGCCGTGACTCACTTCGCGAGATCGGTTTACGACTCGCTGAGTTGGCTCGGTCCGTCAACGTTCGCTTTGCCTTCCGTGGAGTCGCGGCTTCCAGGCTGGAAGACGTTAAGCCTTGGATGCTTCAGGTGAATCCAAAAGAAGCGGTGGCAGTTAACTCCATCATGCAGCTTCACCGTTTACTCGGATGCGAACAGACCCGGGATTCTCCTATCGACACCGTGTTGAGCTGGATCCGGGGCTTAAACCCGAAAATTATGACAGTGGTGGAACAAGAAGCAAACCACAATCAGCCCGGTTTTCTGGACCGGTTCACGGAAgctctttattattattcaacGATGTTCGATTCTTTAGAAGCTTGCAGGATTCAGCCGGAAAAAGCTTTAGCCGAGATATACATTCAGAGGGAAATAGGGAACGTAGTGAGCTGTGAAGGGTCGGCTCGAGTGGAAAGGCACGAGCCATTGGCTAAATGGAGGAGACGGCTGAGTGGAGCCGGGTTTAGGGCATTGCGCTTGGGGTCCAACGCGTTTAAACAGGCTAGCATGTTACTCACATTGTTCTCGGCGGAAGGGTATTCAgtggaagaaaatgaagggTGCTTGAGTCTTGGTTGGCATAGCAGCCCTCTCATCGCGGCTTCGGCTTGGCAAGCCGTGCCAGCGTGGGATAATCATATGTCATCTTCATAG
- the LOC105773512 gene encoding protein SLENDER RICE1-LIKE 1 isoform X2 yields the protein MGNSPADFSQLASDAILYNPSDLACWVDSLLTEFAEPPPTCSSDFIVDPVNNQTVVNSAWTAAEPHTPQVHQNITYDEQQSLDNQLTVVTAMEEDSGIRLVHMLMTCAECVQSGDLSLATSLIDDMQGLLTHVNTVCGIGKVAGHFIDALSRRIFQGMGGGSVNGGSAFENEILYHHFYEACPYLKFAHFTANQAILEAFDGHDCVHVVDFNLMHGLQWPALIQALALRPGGPPLLRLTGIGPPSPDGRDSLREIGLRLAELARSVNVRFAFRGVAASRLEDVKPWMLQVNPKEAVAVNSIMQLHRLLGCEQTRDSPIDTVLSWIRGLNPKIMTVVEQEANHNQPGFLDRFTEALYYYSTMFDSLEACRIQPEKALAEIYIQREIGNVVSCEGSARVERHEPLAKWRRRLSGAGFRALRLGSNAFKQASMLLTLFSAEGYSVEENEGCLSLGWHSSPLIAASAWQAVPAWDNHMSSS from the coding sequence ATGGGTAATTCGCCTGCAGATTTCTCTCAACTTGCCTCCGATGCTATACTCTATAACCCTTCTGATCTGGCCTGCTGGGTCGACTCGCTGCTAACTGAGTTCGCTGAGCCTCCTCCCACTTGCTCCTCCGACTTCATCGTGGATCCTGTAAACAATCAAACGGTGGTAAACAGCGCGTGGACCGCCGCCGAACCTCATACACCGCAGGTGCACCAGAATATTACTTACGACGAGCAACAGAGTTTGGATAATCAGTTGACGGTTGTCACGGCCATGGAAGAAGATTCGGGTATAAGGCTGGTCCACATGTTGATGACTTGTGCTGAGTGCGTCCAAAGTGGAGATCTCTCATTGGCTACTTCATTGATCGACGACATGCAAGGGTTACTGACTCATGTCAACACCGTTTGCGGTATCGGTAAAGTTGCCGGACATTTTATCGACGCTTTAAGCCGACGTATTTTCCAAGGAATGGGCGGTGGCTCTGTCAACGGTGGTTCGGCTTTTGAGAACGAGATTTTGTATCATCATTTTTACGAAGCTTGTCCATACTTGAAATTTGCTCACTTCACGGCCAATCAGGCGATCCTCGAAGCTTTCGACGGTCACGATTGCGTACACGTGGTGGATTTCAATTTGATGCACGGCCTACAATGGCCAGCTTTGATACAAGCCCTGGCTTTACGTCCTGGCGGACCTCCTTTGCTCCGTTTGACTGGCATTGGACCGCCGTCACCAGATGGCCGTGACTCACTTCGCGAGATCGGTTTACGACTCGCTGAGTTGGCTCGGTCCGTCAACGTTCGCTTTGCCTTCCGTGGAGTCGCGGCTTCCAGGCTGGAAGACGTTAAGCCTTGGATGCTTCAGGTGAATCCAAAAGAAGCGGTGGCAGTTAACTCCATCATGCAGCTTCACCGTTTACTCGGATGCGAACAGACCCGGGATTCTCCTATCGACACCGTGTTGAGCTGGATCCGGGGCTTAAACCCGAAAATTATGACAGTGGTGGAACAAGAAGCAAACCACAATCAGCCCGGTTTTCTGGACCGGTTCACGGAAgctctttattattattcaacGATGTTCGATTCTTTAGAAGCTTGCAGGATTCAGCCGGAAAAAGCTTTAGCCGAGATATACATTCAGAGGGAAATAGGGAACGTAGTGAGCTGTGAAGGGTCGGCTCGAGTGGAAAGGCACGAGCCATTGGCTAAATGGAGGAGACGGCTGAGTGGAGCCGGGTTTAGGGCATTGCGCTTGGGGTCCAACGCGTTTAAACAGGCTAGCATGTTACTCACATTGTTCTCGGCGGAAGGGTATTCAgtggaagaaaatgaagggTGCTTGAGTCTTGGTTGGCATAGCAGCCCTCTCATCGCGGCTTCGGCTTGGCAAGCCGTGCCAGCGTGGGATAATCATATGTCATCTTCATAG